A single window of Nicotiana tomentosiformis chromosome 1, ASM39032v3, whole genome shotgun sequence DNA harbors:
- the LOC138900744 gene encoding uncharacterized protein, which translates to MHMPRSSSSSSDSSSSSSSSNSSSNSSSSSGGGGGSGSSGSGSSGSSGGSSGSSDSSGSGSSGGSDGSGDSGSSGGSGDSGGGSSSSSSSSSSSGSDSIGGSSSSGSSGGSGGSSDSSGGGSSSSGSSSSSSSSDDSSGSSSVSIRVSS; encoded by the exons ATGCACATG CcacgtagtagtagtagtagtagtgatagtagtagtagtagtagtagtagtaatagtagtagtaatagtagtagtagtagtggtggtggtggtggtagtggtAGTAGTGGTAGTGGTAGTAGTGGTAGCAGTGGTGGTAGCAGTGGTAGCAGTGATAGCAGTGGTAGTGGTAGTAGTGGTGGTAGTGATGGTAGTGGTGATAGTGGTAGTAGTGGTGGTAGTGGTGATAGTGGTggtggtagtagtagtagtagtagtagtagtagtagtagtggtagtgATAGTATTggtggtagtagtagtagtggtagtagtggtggtagtggtggtagtAGTGATAGTAGTGGTggtggtagtagtagtagtggtagtagtagtagtagtagtagtagtgatGATAGTAGCGGTAGTAGTAGCGTTAGCATCAGAGTTTCATCTTGA